The Desulfoscipio gibsoniae DSM 7213 genome contains a region encoding:
- a CDS encoding ATP-binding protein, protein MPNPTDKCDFPLSKNCDNGKSHISVGLGIEAINTGYKVRFITMADLIHTLKTQEITTASRNSIKRIVSSDLVIIDDLMMFMAMEKNEANLFFQLVNKLYGQTSIIITSNKGPEDWGELLGDPDHYNSNIGQACA, encoded by the coding sequence ATGCCTAACCCTACGGACAAATGTGACTTTCCATTATCGAAAAATTGCGATAATGGAAAGTCGCATATTTCGGTCGGTTTAGGAATAGAAGCCATAAACACTGGTTATAAAGTAAGATTTATAACCATGGCAGATTTAATACACACGCTAAAAACCCAAGAAATCACAACTGCATCCCGAAACAGCATCAAACGGATAGTTAGTTCTGACTTGGTTATCATTGACGATCTGATGATGTTTATGGCGATGGAAAAAAATGAAGCCAACCTCTTTTTTCAATTAGTGAACAAGCTCTACGGACAAACCTCTATAATAATCACGTCAAACAAAGGACCGGAAGACTGGGGAGAGCTTCTTGGGGACCCAGACCATTACAACAGCAATATTGGACAGGCTTGTGCATAA
- a CDS encoding ATP-binding protein yields MSVGLGIKACYAGFNVKFYTATNLANELAEAVQFHRLSKLEKSLAKIDLLIIDELSYLTFNRYQSEMLFQVISERSERASIIVTTNLEFSRWTELFENEIMVAALIDRLTFRSHVLNMNVKESYRLEQTLSKGNEVKEETIAD; encoded by the coding sequence TTGTCCGTAGGGTTAGGCATCAAAGCCTGTTACGCAGGATTTAACGTTAAATTCTATACAGCTACAAATCTTGCAAACGAACTTGCGGAGGCAGTACAGTTCCACCGGCTGTCCAAACTAGAAAAAAGCCTGGCCAAAATTGACTTATTGATAATAGATGAGCTCAGTTACCTGACCTTTAACCGTTACCAATCTGAGATGCTTTTTCAGGTAATATCAGAGCGTTCTGAAAGGGCGAGTATTATTGTGACTACCAATCTTGAGTTCTCCAGGTGGACAGAGCTGTTTGAAAACGAAATAATGGTTGCAGCTTTAATTGACAGGTTGACATTCCGCTCACATGTACTGAACATGAATGTCAAAGAGTCCTACCGCTTAGAACAGACCTTATCAAAAGGAAACGAGGTTAAAGAAGAAACTATAGCAGATTAG